Genomic window (Bacillus vallismortis):
TCGAGACGCTCTGCAGCCTGTAACGCGAAGTGGACACACAGGCCATATGTGATCACTGTGATGTCGTCGCCTTCCCGTTTGACATCAGCCTTGCCGATTGGCAGGACATAATCGTCTGCCGGAACCTCACCTTTTACCAGACGGTACGCGCGTTTGTGCTCAAAAAACAGCACCGGATCTTCATCACGAACCGCGGCTTTTAAAAGTCCTTTCGCGTCATATGGCGTTGATGGCATGACAATTTTCAGTCCGGGCTGATTGGCAAAAATCGCTTCGACTGATTGAGAATGATAAAGGGCCCCGTGCACGCCTCCGCCGTATGGCGCTCTGACGACAATCGGACAGCTCCAGTCATTGTTGCTGCGGTAGCGGATTTTAGCCGCTTCAGAAATAATTTGGTTGACCGCCGGCATAATAAAATCAGCAAACTGCATTTCAGCAATTGGTCTCATCCCGTACATAGCCGCTCCGATGCCGACTCCGGCAATCGCAGATTCAGCAAGCGGCGTATCCATCACACGCTCTTCTCCAAATTGTTCGTAGAGGCCGGCTGTCGCTTTAAATACACCGCCTTTTCTCCCTACATCTTCCCCAAGGACGAAAACGCGAGGGTCTCGTTCCATTTCTTCTTTCATCGCCAAATTGATTGCATCAATATATGACATTACTGACATTTGTTCTTCCTCCCTACTTCGCATACACATAATCAAGCGCTGACTCAGGAGCTGCATAAGGGGCGTTCTCCGCTTCATCCGTCGCTTCGTTTATGATGGCCATTATTTCATCCAGCATGGTTTGTTCTGTCTCATCGGACAGCAGGCCTGTTTCCTTTAAGTAAGCTTGATAAGTAAGCAGGGGATCGCTTTTTTTCGCTTCCTCTACTTCTTCACGGCCTCTGTAACTGCTGTCATCGTCATCACTGGAATGCGGTGTAAGGCGGTAAGAAATTGTTTCAATTAAT
Coding sequences:
- the bfmBAB gene encoding 3-methyl-2-oxobutanoate dehydrogenase subunit beta, which produces MSVMSYIDAINLAMKEEMERDPRVFVLGEDVGRKGGVFKATAGLYEQFGEERVMDTPLAESAIAGVGIGAAMYGMRPIAEMQFADFIMPAVNQIISEAAKIRYRSNNDWSCPIVVRAPYGGGVHGALYHSQSVEAIFANQPGLKIVMPSTPYDAKGLLKAAVRDEDPVLFFEHKRAYRLVKGEVPADDYVLPIGKADVKREGDDITVITYGLCVHFALQAAERLEKDGISVHVVDLRTVYPLDKEAIIEAASKTGKVLLVTEDTKEGSIMSEVAAIISEHCLFDLDAPIKRLAGPDIPAMPYAPTMEKYFMLNPDKVEAAMRELAEF